The following proteins are encoded in a genomic region of Bernardetia sp. MNP-M8:
- a CDS encoding alpha/beta hydrolase, producing the protein MKKKYFLYLFIFVIFLSSCEDTNSEKETTTFEQEKELQDVAYGDDAQQKYDIYLPKQRSSAKTKVVVLVHGGAWVEGDKADMNGIYDYLKTFAPEYAVVNINYRLANFTREPFPMQIEDIKSIIEDLKNKSQEYGILNQYAFVGVSAGAHLSMLYSYKYDKENQVKVVCDVVGPTDFLHSSYTNSPNPETQQIALAIQLLTGKTVENDATYFENISPKYAINSQSPPTIMFYGGVDTLVPFQQGEVLKETLSQFNVTNEYYIYPEEGHGFNEANILDALEKSTAFIRIHLK; encoded by the coding sequence ATGAAAAAAAAATATTTTTTATATCTATTTATTTTTGTGATTTTCTTGTCATCTTGTGAAGACACTAATTCTGAAAAAGAAACTACTACCTTTGAACAAGAAAAAGAACTTCAAGATGTTGCTTATGGAGACGACGCACAGCAAAAATACGATATTTATTTGCCCAAACAACGTAGTTCTGCTAAAACCAAAGTAGTTGTTTTAGTACACGGAGGAGCTTGGGTAGAAGGAGATAAGGCTGATATGAATGGAATTTATGATTATCTAAAAACTTTTGCACCTGAATATGCAGTCGTAAATATCAATTATAGACTAGCCAATTTCACTAGAGAACCTTTTCCTATGCAAATTGAGGATATAAAAAGTATAATTGAGGATTTAAAAAATAAAAGTCAAGAATACGGAATTTTGAATCAATATGCCTTTGTGGGAGTAAGTGCAGGAGCGCATTTATCCATGTTGTACAGTTATAAGTATGATAAAGAAAATCAAGTAAAGGTAGTTTGTGATGTAGTAGGGCCTACTGATTTTCTACATTCTTCCTACACGAATAGCCCAAATCCAGAAACTCAACAAATTGCTTTAGCAATACAACTTTTGACAGGAAAAACAGTTGAAAATGATGCTACTTATTTTGAAAATATTAGTCCAAAGTATGCTATTAATTCTCAATCTCCTCCTACTATTATGTTCTATGGTGGTGTAGATACATTAGTTCCTTTTCAACAAGGCGAAGTGTTAAAAGAAACTCTAAGTCAGTTTAATGTTACAAACGAATATTATATTTATCCAGAAGAGGGACATGGATTTAATGAAGCTAATATTTTAGATGCACTTGAAAAATCTACAGCCTTTATTCGTATTCATTTGAAATAA
- a CDS encoding 2Fe-2S iron-sulfur cluster-binding protein has protein sequence MPKITIQNMNAVEFSADTKKSLLQNILDEQIDWLHSCGGKGKCTTCKMIIKEGGENLTPKGSVEKNFFALEKLKENERLACQCSFKNKVEQDTKLVICVGNENKLPHIEYSAC, from the coding sequence ATGCCAAAAATTACAATTCAGAACATGAACGCCGTAGAATTTTCGGCAGACACAAAAAAAAGTTTGTTACAAAACATTTTAGATGAGCAAATAGACTGGCTGCACTCTTGTGGAGGAAAAGGAAAATGCACAACTTGCAAAATGATTATTAAAGAAGGTGGCGAAAATCTTACACCAAAAGGTAGTGTAGAAAAGAACTTTTTTGCATTAGAAAAGCTAAAAGAAAATGAGCGTTTGGCGTGTCAATGTAGCTTTAAAAATAAGGTAGAACAAGACACAAAATTAGTAATTTGTGTAGGTAATGAAAACAAACTACCCCATATTGAATATTCAGCTTGCTAG
- a CDS encoding type I restriction enzyme HsdR N-terminal domain-containing protein, translating to MATNSTSKRNNRKSVKSLDPYKMTEILKQGVLEGLIRFDGTGTDRYVFYPHQSMRLRWEPEEEVRAWAYIKLVTEKKYSPSRIAFERKVKMGSSYRFVDIVIFSDNQHQNDEVIIECKRADVGKRAFLEAVEQGKSYDNQLYGKYVWVTSQKLNAYYKTKPEKNGRQYIEIDNLPSFSTSSKFTGAFNETFWTIKHSLKAFYKNYILPQTKKPWLSDFLLFTFVFVFIGFMLSWFNAKVLTAQIDNHTRWLVKEHIHYGHLYWFVPILTTLVIMWGFKRKLFPKLTEKRTARNRKKKGKSLPFVFHNKVIFATLIVVIPSLVLSEFLFGTDELCRTCCSEYWYCWWSRKHYYKVEESWRLMNYFVPFVIGVPLQAFMMVILNWVFEAFSRVR from the coding sequence TTGGCTACAAATTCTACTTCAAAAAGAAACAATAGAAAATCTGTAAAATCATTAGACCCTTACAAAATGACTGAAATACTCAAACAAGGTGTTTTGGAAGGACTCATTCGTTTCGATGGAACAGGAACAGACCGTTATGTTTTTTATCCTCATCAATCTATGCGCTTACGTTGGGAACCTGAAGAAGAAGTCAGAGCATGGGCATATATAAAATTGGTGACTGAAAAAAAATACTCTCCTAGTAGAATAGCTTTTGAACGCAAAGTAAAGATGGGTTCTAGCTATAGATTTGTGGATATTGTGATTTTTTCAGATAATCAGCATCAAAACGATGAGGTAATTATAGAATGCAAACGTGCAGATGTAGGAAAAAGAGCATTTTTAGAAGCTGTTGAGCAAGGCAAGTCTTATGATAATCAACTCTATGGAAAATATGTTTGGGTTACTTCTCAAAAATTAAATGCGTATTATAAAACCAAACCTGAAAAAAATGGAAGGCAATATATAGAAATCGATAATTTGCCTTCTTTTTCTACTTCTTCAAAGTTTACTGGAGCATTTAACGAAACTTTTTGGACAATAAAACACTCATTAAAAGCATTTTATAAAAACTATATTCTTCCTCAAACCAAAAAACCTTGGCTTTCTGATTTTTTGCTTTTCACCTTTGTATTTGTTTTTATTGGCTTTATGTTAAGTTGGTTTAATGCAAAAGTGCTGACCGCACAAATTGACAATCATACTCGTTGGCTTGTAAAAGAACATATTCATTATGGTCATTTGTATTGGTTTGTGCCTATTCTGACTACTTTAGTGATAATGTGGGGATTCAAACGCAAACTTTTCCCCAAACTGACAGAAAAAAGAACAGCAAGAAATCGTAAGAAAAAAGGTAAAAGTCTACCTTTTGTCTTCCATAATAAAGTTATTTTTGCTACACTTATTGTTGTTATCCCTTCGCTTGTTTTGAGTGAATTTTTATTTGGAACAGATGAATTGTGTCGCACCTGTTGTTCTGAATACTGGTATTGTTGGTGGAGTAGAAAACATTATTATAAAGTAGAAGAGTCATGGCGACTGATGAATTATTTTGTACCTTTTGTGATTGGTGTTCCTCTTCAAGCATTTATGATGGTGATTTTGAACTGGGTTTTTGAGGCTTTTTCTAGGGTAAGATAA
- a CDS encoding T9SS type A sorting domain-containing protein has protein sequence MRNKKYLLEFLIIILLPCFFNSNIYAQSNTCAGAPLLDVLPNCANPSYSITFPAFTPSGETISCGGLDATNTVRDGWFSFQGNGNDVTIEATTNRNLVLAVYSGACGALVEENCTNAGGGNNQTEILTVPTINGDIYFVRLTRRGNNLAATNSMDGNICLSSPPANDECTGAFDLNVGQFECTFGEITNTGGTYSNTFGGDPSCTAAGAQDVWYKFVAPAGGQVVIDTQAGSITDAVMELYHAPDGTCGSLASVECDDDGGAGTMPRILEYNLTGGDTYYLRVWEFGGGEGTLDICVQNQYSDCDVSLPLCSSSSFNTNSFGEGNTDTNVGNCFTGSDNTERQSVWVNFEIQTSGDLQFIISPQVDSDDYDFILYRDEGSFCTNINANGTVISCNYSDDVSPGDTGANGGSSNSQNAGGTNINADIPVLAGERYFLLINNFENSSSGFDLDFTGTAGLDCVVLPLELTEFRGEKVKDQNLLHWATAREFNTSHFEIERSNDAMDFINIGELKCGNKKNENQIYQYWDKEPQIGINYYRLKQVDLDGTFTYTKTINVDNQGIITNFEIHKIYPNPAQNAINLVFAVPASNSELQIEIFDNNGKSVVATTENYQKGIQSFNQNLSSFVKGLYIVRISNLKTGQVLTEKFVKK, from the coding sequence ATGAGAAACAAGAAATACTTACTTGAATTTTTAATAATTATTTTACTGCCTTGCTTTTTCAATTCAAATATATATGCACAATCAAATACTTGTGCAGGAGCTCCATTGCTTGATGTTTTGCCAAATTGTGCTAATCCTTCGTATTCAATAACTTTTCCAGCATTTACTCCTAGTGGAGAAACTATAAGTTGTGGAGGATTAGATGCAACTAACACAGTGAGAGATGGTTGGTTTTCTTTTCAAGGAAATGGAAATGATGTTACAATTGAAGCAACAACTAATAGAAATTTAGTCTTAGCAGTTTATTCAGGAGCTTGTGGGGCTTTAGTAGAAGAAAATTGTACAAATGCAGGAGGAGGAAATAATCAAACAGAAATATTAACTGTTCCTACCATAAATGGAGATATTTATTTTGTCCGACTCACACGTAGAGGAAATAATCTTGCAGCTACAAATTCAATGGATGGAAATATTTGTCTGTCATCTCCTCCAGCCAACGATGAATGTACAGGAGCTTTTGATTTAAATGTAGGACAGTTTGAATGTACTTTTGGAGAAATAACAAATACAGGAGGTACATATAGTAATACTTTTGGTGGTGACCCTTCATGTACTGCAGCAGGTGCTCAAGATGTTTGGTACAAATTTGTAGCTCCTGCTGGAGGGCAGGTTGTTATTGATACACAAGCAGGCTCTATTACAGACGCTGTAATGGAACTTTATCACGCTCCTGATGGAACTTGTGGCTCACTTGCCTCAGTAGAATGTGATGATGATGGGGGAGCTGGAACAATGCCAAGGATATTAGAATATAATTTAACAGGAGGAGATACATATTATTTACGTGTGTGGGAGTTTGGAGGAGGAGAAGGAACATTGGACATTTGTGTTCAAAATCAATATTCAGACTGTGATGTAAGTTTGCCTTTATGTAGTAGTTCCTCATTTAATACAAATAGTTTTGGCGAAGGTAATACAGATACTAATGTAGGGAATTGTTTCACAGGAAGTGATAATACAGAAAGACAATCTGTATGGGTAAATTTTGAGATACAAACTTCTGGTGATTTGCAATTTATTATTTCTCCACAAGTAGATTCGGATGATTATGATTTTATTTTATATAGAGATGAAGGTTCTTTTTGTACGAATATCAATGCAAATGGTACAGTAATATCTTGTAACTATTCAGATGATGTAAGCCCTGGAGATACAGGAGCAAATGGAGGTAGTTCTAATTCACAAAATGCAGGAGGAACAAATATTAATGCAGATATTCCTGTATTAGCAGGAGAACGTTATTTTCTATTAATCAATAACTTTGAAAATTCTAGTTCAGGATTTGATCTTGATTTTACAGGAACAGCAGGACTAGATTGTGTTGTCTTGCCTTTAGAACTTACCGAATTTAGAGGAGAAAAAGTAAAAGATCAAAATCTATTGCATTGGGCAACAGCTAGAGAATTCAATACCTCTCATTTTGAAATTGAAAGAAGTAATGATGCAATGGATTTTATAAACATTGGAGAGCTAAAATGTGGAAATAAAAAAAATGAAAATCAAATTTATCAGTATTGGGATAAAGAACCACAAATAGGAATCAATTATTATAGACTAAAGCAAGTAGATTTGGATGGCACTTTTACCTATACCAAAACCATTAATGTTGATAATCAAGGAATAATTACAAATTTTGAGATTCATAAAATATATCCAAACCCTGCTCAAAATGCAATTAATCTTGTTTTTGCAGTTCCTGCTTCTAATTCAGAACTTCAAATAGAAATTTTTGATAACAATGGAAAGTCTGTTGTTGCAACTACTGAAAATTATCAAAAGGGAATTCAGAGTTTTAATCAAAATCTATCTTCTTTTGTAAAAGGGTTATATATTGTGAGAATTTCAAATCTTAAAACAGGGCAAGTTTTGACAGAGAAATTCGTTAAAAAGTAA
- a CDS encoding response regulator transcription factor → MNIQSQKKILFVEDDATLGFVVKDHLSLEGYQIEWIKDGQTAFEIFVENNFDLCIFDVMLPKLDGFELAKKVRAKNKDIPILFLTAKSLQEDRLHALRIGADDYLTKPFSIEELVLKIEIFLRRSVGSQANSAQNFISENTTIELGSYLFDVKNLSLLSPSQKKYTLTSRESELLNLFCQNKEQVLRREFILNKLWGDDDYFLGRSLDVFISRLRKYLKEDDTIQIENIPRVGFKITQRN, encoded by the coding sequence ATGAACATACAAAGTCAAAAAAAAATATTATTTGTAGAAGACGATGCTACATTAGGTTTTGTAGTAAAAGACCACTTGAGTTTAGAAGGCTACCAAATTGAATGGATAAAAGATGGACAAACAGCCTTTGAAATTTTTGTAGAAAATAATTTTGACTTATGTATTTTTGATGTTATGCTTCCAAAACTAGATGGTTTTGAGTTAGCCAAAAAAGTAAGAGCAAAAAATAAAGACATTCCTATTCTTTTTCTGACTGCCAAATCTCTTCAAGAAGACCGTCTGCATGCACTCCGAATTGGTGCTGATGATTACCTTACAAAGCCTTTTAGCATAGAAGAGTTAGTTTTGAAAATAGAAATATTTTTAAGGCGTTCAGTTGGCTCTCAAGCTAATTCTGCTCAAAATTTTATTTCAGAAAATACTACTATAGAATTAGGAAGTTATCTTTTTGATGTGAAAAATTTGTCTTTACTTTCTCCTTCTCAAAAAAAATATACACTTACTTCAAGAGAAAGCGAATTATTAAATCTGTTTTGTCAGAATAAAGAACAAGTTTTGAGAAGAGAATTTATTCTAAACAAACTTTGGGGTGATGATGATTATTTTTTGGGAAGGAGTTTGGATGTTTTTATTTCAAGACTTCGCAAATATTTGAAAGAAGATGATACTATCCAAATAGAGAATATTCCTCGTGTTGGCTTCAAAATAACTCAGCGTAACTGA
- a CDS encoding nucleotide sugar dehydrogenase, with product MTYKLAIIGLGYVGLPLAVEFGKKYTTIGFDINKKRIDELKKGYDRTLEVNTEELKESHQLSFTASVEKLKEATIYIVTVPTPVDLYKKPDLKPILSASKTVGKVLKKGDIVVYESTVYPGCTEEDCVPILEKESGLKFNKDFFCGYSPERINPGDKEHTISKIKKVVSGSTPKIAQELNILYGSIITAGTHLASSIKVAEASKVIENAQRDLNIAFVNELALIFDKMDIDTLEVLEAAGTKWNFLPFRPGLVGGHCIGVDPYYLTYKAESLGYHPEVILAGRRINDTMGVFVAAKVVKLMIQRSSSVKGARILVLGITFKENCPDIRNSRVIDVIREFQDFGANVEVHDPWADAIEVKHEYNLDLIKEPTNNYDAIVLAVSHKEFESLDFENLKHEKTVIYDIKGKFDKSKVTARL from the coding sequence ATGACATATAAATTAGCAATTATTGGTTTGGGTTATGTAGGATTGCCTTTGGCGGTTGAGTTTGGTAAAAAATATACTACTATTGGTTTTGATATTAATAAAAAACGTATTGACGAACTCAAAAAAGGATATGACCGAACTCTTGAAGTAAATACTGAGGAATTAAAAGAGTCCCACCAACTTTCTTTTACTGCTAGTGTTGAAAAGCTCAAAGAAGCTACAATTTATATTGTAACTGTTCCCACACCTGTTGATTTGTATAAAAAGCCTGATTTAAAACCTATTCTTTCAGCTTCAAAAACAGTAGGAAAGGTTCTTAAAAAGGGTGACATTGTAGTCTATGAATCAACAGTCTATCCTGGATGTACAGAAGAAGATTGTGTGCCTATTTTAGAGAAAGAAAGTGGACTTAAGTTTAATAAAGATTTCTTTTGTGGATATTCTCCTGAGCGCATCAACCCTGGTGACAAAGAACATACAATTTCTAAAATCAAAAAAGTAGTGAGTGGGAGCACTCCAAAAATTGCTCAAGAACTCAATATACTTTATGGCTCAATTATCACAGCAGGAACACATCTTGCCTCTTCCATCAAAGTAGCCGAAGCATCAAAAGTTATAGAAAATGCACAACGAGATTTGAATATTGCTTTTGTCAATGAACTAGCACTTATTTTTGATAAAATGGACATTGACACACTAGAGGTTTTGGAAGCTGCAGGTACAAAATGGAATTTCTTACCCTTTAGACCTGGGTTAGTAGGTGGACATTGTATAGGAGTAGATCCTTATTATTTGACTTACAAAGCTGAAAGTTTAGGGTATCATCCAGAAGTGATTTTGGCAGGAAGAAGAATCAATGATACTATGGGCGTTTTTGTAGCTGCAAAAGTGGTAAAGCTAATGATTCAACGAAGTAGTAGTGTAAAAGGGGCACGAATTTTAGTTTTAGGAATTACTTTTAAGGAAAATTGTCCTGATATTAGAAACTCAAGAGTAATTGATGTAATCAGAGAATTTCAAGATTTTGGTGCAAATGTAGAAGTTCATGATCCTTGGGCAGATGCAATCGAAGTAAAACATGAATATAATCTTGATCTGATAAAAGAACCTACTAATAATTATGATGCTATCGTTTTGGCTGTTTCTCACAAAGAGTTTGAATCATTAGATTTTGAAAATCTAAAACATGAAAAGACAGTGATTTATGATATTAAAGGAAAGTTTGATAAATCGAAAGTAACGGCTAGACTTTAA
- a CDS encoding VOC family protein encodes MQPFHLAIPVIDLEKCRQFYRDVLGCSEGRSDTHWVDFNFFGHQLVIHQKPQSEFVAEKTASNPVDGHDVPVPHFGVVLEWDTWEELSAKLKSQNIKFVIEPYLRFEGKVGEQATMFFLDPENNALEFKAFKNIDQLFAK; translated from the coding sequence ATGCAACCTTTTCATTTAGCTATTCCTGTCATTGATTTAGAAAAATGCCGTCAATTTTATAGAGATGTCTTGGGATGTTCGGAAGGACGAAGTGATACACATTGGGTAGACTTTAATTTTTTTGGTCATCAGCTTGTTATTCATCAAAAACCACAAAGTGAATTTGTAGCAGAAAAAACAGCTTCGAATCCTGTGGATGGACATGATGTTCCTGTTCCTCATTTTGGAGTGGTCTTGGAGTGGGATACTTGGGAAGAACTTTCTGCAAAATTAAAATCTCAAAATATAAAGTTTGTTATTGAACCTTATTTGCGTTTTGAAGGAAAAGTAGGCGAACAAGCAACTATGTTTTTTTTAGATCCAGAAAATAATGCTTTAGAGTTTAAAGCCTTTAAAAATATAGACCAACTCTTTGCAAAGTAA
- a CDS encoding T9SS type A sorting domain-containing protein produces the protein MKNRNYLFYYLAITLLFCFFTTNTNAQSNTCATATSISPSTTCVAIPFSVPGSFTRDNTVANTSCVTNGNIREDGWVSFVANSTSTTVAAASARDVAIAVYQGGCGGTQIAGACADAFGNGGTESMVITTVVGVTYLIRIIRFNDGSSGNMTGNMCVFGDPPPPPPANDECTGAFDLPVGQFECTFSSITNVNATYSGLPNPTCGGGTGSQDVWYKFIAPAGGQAVINTQAGSITDSGMELYRSTDGTCGTLTFVACDDNSGTGNMSQILEYGLVGGNTYYLRVWRKNGGEGTMNICVQNQYSDCDVSFPLCSSSSFNTNSFGPGAVDSNIGNCFTGGVDETELQSIWLNFEIQTTGTLGLIIDSQNPGGDDYDFNLFRANTCADVVGGNSVSCNASSSTGAGGTTGISTANGGTNNSQPPGPGNPFNSDLNVIAGERYYIVINNFSATGIGFDIGFSGTAGLDCVVLPLELTEFGGEKVKEQNLLHWATAREFNTSHFEIERSSDAMDFIKIGELKSGNKKMENQLYQYWDAEPQIGINYYRLKQVDLDGTFTYTKTIAIDNQGIITSFEIQKMYPNPAQNSINFVFAVPSSNSELQIEIFDSNGKSVAATTESYQKGIQNFNQNLSNFSKGLYILRVSNVQTGEVLTKKFIKK, from the coding sequence ATGAAAAATAGAAACTACTTATTTTATTACTTAGCAATTACTTTACTGTTTTGCTTTTTCACTACAAATACAAATGCACAGTCTAATACTTGTGCTACTGCTACTTCCATTTCCCCTTCAACTACTTGTGTAGCTATTCCATTTTCTGTTCCTGGAAGTTTCACAAGGGATAATACTGTTGCCAACACATCATGTGTCACTAATGGTAATATTAGAGAAGACGGTTGGGTCTCTTTTGTAGCAAATTCTACTTCGACAACTGTAGCAGCAGCTAGTGCTAGAGACGTTGCCATAGCTGTTTATCAAGGTGGTTGTGGAGGTACACAGATAGCAGGTGCTTGTGCAGATGCTTTCGGTAATGGAGGAACAGAGTCAATGGTGATAACTACTGTAGTAGGAGTAACTTATTTGATAAGAATAATACGTTTTAATGATGGTAGTAGTGGAAATATGACTGGGAATATGTGTGTTTTTGGAGATCCACCACCACCACCACCAGCCAATGACGAATGTACAGGAGCATTTGATTTACCTGTGGGGCAATTTGAGTGTACATTTTCTTCAATCACCAATGTAAATGCTACTTATAGTGGTTTGCCAAATCCTACTTGTGGAGGAGGAACGGGTTCTCAAGATGTGTGGTATAAATTTATTGCTCCTGCTGGAGGTCAAGCTGTTATAAATACACAAGCTGGCTCTATTACAGATAGTGGAATGGAATTGTATCGTTCAACAGATGGAACTTGTGGTACACTTACTTTTGTCGCTTGTGATGACAATAGTGGAACAGGAAATATGTCTCAAATATTAGAATATGGATTAGTAGGTGGAAATACCTATTATTTGAGAGTTTGGAGAAAAAATGGTGGAGAAGGAACAATGAATATTTGTGTTCAAAACCAATATTCAGATTGTGATGTCAGTTTTCCTTTATGTAGCAGTTCTTCTTTTAATACAAATAGTTTTGGTCCTGGTGCAGTAGATAGCAATATTGGAAATTGTTTTACAGGAGGGGTTGACGAAACAGAATTACAATCTATTTGGCTAAATTTTGAGATTCAAACTACTGGAACTCTAGGATTAATAATAGATTCTCAAAATCCAGGAGGAGATGACTATGATTTTAATCTTTTTCGTGCTAATACGTGTGCAGATGTAGTTGGAGGAAATAGTGTGTCTTGTAATGCTAGTTCTAGTACTGGAGCAGGAGGAACAACAGGTATAAGTACAGCAAACGGAGGAACAAATAACTCTCAACCACCTGGTCCAGGAAATCCTTTTAACAGTGATTTGAATGTAATTGCTGGAGAAAGATATTATATTGTAATTAATAACTTTAGTGCCACAGGTATTGGTTTTGACATTGGTTTTTCAGGAACAGCAGGCTTAGATTGTGTTGTCTTACCTTTAGAACTAACCGAATTTGGAGGCGAAAAAGTAAAAGAACAAAACTTATTGCATTGGGCAACAGCTAGAGAGTTTAATACTTCTCATTTTGAAATAGAAAGAAGTAGTGATGCAATGGATTTTATCAAAATTGGAGAATTGAAGTCTGGAAATAAAAAAATGGAAAATCAACTCTATCAGTATTGGGATGCTGAACCACAGATAGGAATAAACTATTATAGATTGAAACAAGTAGATTTGGATGGAACATTTACTTATACCAAAACAATAGCCATTGATAATCAAGGTATAATTACAAGTTTTGAGATTCAAAAGATGTATCCAAATCCTGCTCAAAACTCAATTAATTTTGTTTTTGCAGTTCCTTCTTCTAATTCAGAACTTCAAATAGAAATTTTTGATAGCAATGGAAAGTCTGTTGCTGCAACTACTGAAAGTTATCAAAAAGGAATTCAGAATTTTAATCAAAACCTATCTAACTTTTCGAAAGGATTATATATCTTGAGAGTTTCTAATGTACAGACAGGAGAGGTTTTGACAAAGAAATTTATTAAAAAATAA
- a CDS encoding glycosyltransferase, producing MKKISILIALRNEERIILSCLENLKRAINEFYQGEKNKNNFEIEILLGDDNSDDKSAEIINEFIKKNQNTNYTYFKIDKVLNKINQNNLKGKVNVIHQLINQSEGETLILLDADILVNQNWLQELIKKYYQKESIKMVMGTTIPKINQESFFTNFQTIDWIFGQGVLAIFSKLGFPQTAMGNNLAFDKKIYQELGGYENIQFSVTEDVALFKAFQNYINGCWWRQQQKKQNCQTLQSVRQVSNPQKNKNQFFLQLFNSKSLAFTEAELTLKDWILQHHRWFCGAWQFSNFIKKGLLITYLFRIIFFIGIVVGIFLGGNSYLILAVFTILGINYLLILSFLVKLKLKISLSIFLQVFLFCLLEQFLYLLVGIHFLKTKKVKWKGREF from the coding sequence ATGAAAAAAATAAGTATTTTAATAGCTCTACGAAATGAAGAAAGAATAATTTTGTCTTGTTTAGAGAATTTAAAAAGGGCTATAAACGAGTTTTACCAAGGTGAAAAGAATAAAAATAATTTTGAAATAGAAATTCTACTTGGAGATGATAATTCTGATGATAAAAGCGCAGAAATTATAAATGAATTTATTAAGAAAAATCAGAATACAAATTATACCTATTTCAAAATTGATAAAGTATTAAATAAAATAAATCAAAATAATCTGAAAGGCAAAGTAAATGTTATTCATCAATTAATTAATCAATCAGAAGGAGAAACGCTTATTTTGCTTGATGCTGATATTCTTGTAAACCAAAATTGGCTGCAAGAATTAATAAAAAAATACTATCAAAAAGAGAGTATAAAAATGGTAATGGGAACGACAATTCCCAAGATTAATCAAGAATCATTTTTTACTAATTTTCAAACAATAGATTGGATTTTCGGACAGGGAGTTTTAGCTATTTTCTCAAAGTTAGGTTTTCCACAAACAGCAATGGGAAATAATCTTGCATTTGATAAAAAAATCTATCAAGAACTAGGAGGCTACGAAAACATTCAATTTTCAGTAACCGAAGATGTAGCTCTTTTTAAAGCCTTTCAAAATTATATAAATGGTTGTTGGTGGAGACAACAGCAAAAAAAACAAAATTGTCAGACACTTCAGAGTGTCAGACAAGTAAGCAATCCACAAAAAAATAAAAATCAATTTTTCCTTCAACTTTTCAATTCAAAATCTCTAGCTTTTACAGAAGCCGAACTCACTCTAAAAGATTGGATTTTGCAGCATCATCGTTGGTTTTGTGGTGCATGGCAGTTTTCTAATTTTATCAAAAAAGGACTTTTAATTACTTATTTGTTTCGAATTATTTTTTTTATAGGGATAGTAGTAGGAATATTTTTGGGTGGGAATAGTTATTTGATTCTAGCTGTTTTTACTATTTTGGGGATTAATTATTTATTAATTCTTTCATTTTTGGTAAAATTAAAGCTCAAAATTTCTTTGTCTATTTTTTTGCAAGTTTTTCTTTTTTGTCTACTAGAACAATTTTTATATCTCTTAGTAGGAATTCATTTTTTGAAAACTAAAAAAGTAAAATGGAAAGGGAGAGAGTTTTAG
- a CDS encoding Lacal_2735 family protein yields MFDLFKKKDPIQAKIDKLTEIYKKNIEEAFKLSRSDRKASDLKTAEADQILKQIEELKKSQ; encoded by the coding sequence ATGTTTGACTTATTTAAGAAAAAAGACCCAATTCAAGCAAAAATTGATAAATTAACAGAAATATATAAAAAAAACATAGAAGAAGCCTTCAAACTTTCTCGTTCAGACAGAAAAGCCAGTGACCTCAAGACTGCTGAAGCTGACCAAATACTAAAACAAATAGAGGAGTTGAAAAAATCTCAATAG